In Candidatus Epulonipiscium viviparus, one DNA window encodes the following:
- a CDS encoding aldose 1-epimerase family protein, with amino-acid sequence MVVLQNNKLTAKFKLKGAELTSLVNNEGIEYIWCGDKTYWEYQAPILFPIVGRIVDDEYIYERTTYPMPSHGFARHQTFDVIEQTETSVTFELRASEETKRIYPFEFVLNIIYTLNEDTLDTKYVVKNMDSKKMAFKIGAHPAIRCPLLENEQFDDYKITFDSEESTTTFGCSKNGYADVIKRFFKGTTIHLSHQLLHERVIIFEGLKSSKMTLHSNKNKHEVIFDITNFPYVALWSPDAPFICFEPWYGHADFVHDSKELINKSTALKLMSQKQFECVHKITIK; translated from the coding sequence ATGGTTGTTTTACAAAATAATAAGTTAACAGCGAAATTTAAACTAAAAGGTGCAGAACTTACATCTTTAGTAAATAATGAAGGAATTGAGTATATTTGGTGTGGAGACAAAACTTATTGGGAATATCAAGCACCTATTTTATTTCCAATTGTAGGTAGAATTGTAGACGATGAATATATTTATGAAAGAACAACATATCCGATGCCATCTCATGGTTTCGCAAGGCATCAAACATTTGACGTAATAGAGCAAACTGAAACAAGTGTAACTTTTGAGCTAAGGGCTTCTGAAGAAACGAAAAGAATCTATCCATTTGAATTTGTATTGAATATAATATATACATTAAATGAAGATACGCTAGATACTAAATATGTAGTGAAAAATATGGATAGTAAAAAAATGGCATTTAAAATTGGAGCTCATCCAGCAATTAGATGCCCATTACTAGAAAATGAGCAATTTGATGATTATAAAATCACATTTGATTCCGAAGAAAGTACCACAACATTTGGATGTTCAAAAAATGGTTATGCTGATGTAATCAAAAGATTTTTTAAAGGGACTACTATACATCTCTCTCATCAATTGTTACATGAGAGAGTAATTATTTTTGAAGGATTAAAAAGTAGTAAAATGACGTTGCATTCGAATAAAAATAAACATGAAGTAATTTTTGATATAACAAATTTTCCATATGTAGCATTATGGTCTCCAGATGCGCCGTTTATTTGTTTTGAACCTTGGTACGGTCATGCAGACTTTGTTCATGATAGCAAAGAGTTGATAAATAAATCGACAGCATTAAAATTAATGTCGCAGAAGCAATTTGAGTGTGTTCATAAAATAACAATTAAATAG
- a CDS encoding GNAT family N-acetyltransferase, translating to MIRFVKDTDIERIYKIYSYYVTYTGASLEIELPSLEEFKNRVNTIAKTHSYIVYELEGDIIGFAYATKFMDREGYKYSVTTSIYLDPSFVEQGIGEYLYKALLALLKVQGFYTAYAIITSSNKKSMKFHEKLGFTLVATMEKIGYKFDEWLDTAYYVYPIKDIEEPAKELQGVDTVDFIKFY from the coding sequence GTGATTAGATTTGTAAAAGACACAGATATTGAAAGAATTTATAAAATTTATAGTTATTATGTAACATATACGGGAGCGAGTCTTGAAATAGAATTACCTAGTTTGGAAGAGTTTAAAAATCGTGTGAATACCATTGCTAAAACTCATTCATATATAGTATATGAATTAGAAGGAGATATTATTGGTTTTGCGTATGCGACTAAATTTATGGATAGAGAAGGGTATAAATATTCTGTTACAACTTCTATATATCTAGATCCGAGCTTTGTTGAACAAGGAATAGGAGAGTATTTATATAAAGCATTACTAGCATTGCTAAAAGTACAAGGTTTTTATACTGCTTATGCTATTATTACGTCTTCTAATAAAAAAAGTATGAAATTTCATGAAAAATTAGGCTTTACTTTAGTAGCTACAATGGAAAAAATAGGTTATAAGTTTGATGAATGGTTAGATACAGCGTATTATGTATATCCAATAAAAGACATTGAAGAACCTGCTAAAGAACTACAAGGTGTAGATACTGTTGATTTTATTAAATTTTATTAA
- the leuS gene encoding leucine--tRNA ligase has product MNYNYSLIEKKWRKKWEENPINKKTPSKENYYCLDMFPYPSGNGLHVGHWRGYVLSDVWSRYQILNNKYILHPMGWDAFGLPAENYAIAKKMHPAIATAENVKNFKRQLEEIGAIYDWEKEVNTTDPEFYKWTQWIFLKMFENGLAYEKEMPINWCPSCKTGLANEEVKEGLCERCSSVVTKKNLRQWMLKITAYASRLLEDLENLDWPEKVKKMQADWIGKSYGAEIDFEVEGLDDKIKVFTTRPDTLFGATFMVLAPENALVSKLATNDKKEEVEKYVFASSTKSSIDRMTDKEKTGVFLGRYAINPLNGKRVPIWISDYVLVDYGTGAIMCVPAHDARDFEFAQKFDLPITPVISKDGVEIELLEAYTEEGVMINSEQFNGMKSSEAKNVIADYLEKENIGKKTTNYKLRDWVFSRQRYWGEPIPIVHCDKCGVVGVKESDLPVMLPDVESYEPTGTGESPLAAITEWVNTTCPKCGGPAKRETNTMPQWAGSSWYFLRYTDPHNKKELISKKAMKDWLPVDMYVGGIEHAVLHLLYARFYTKFLQDIGVVDFKEPFTRLFNQGMVTKNGIKMSKSKGNVVSPDDLVKNYGCDSLRMYELFIGPPELDSEWDDRGIEGVYRFLNKIWRLVSTNKEIKQNTDLERERHKLIYDITTRMEGFSLNTVVSGFMEHTNNLLNLQKQFGGVDKKTLETLVILLSPITPHIASELFEMLGHSTSIFDEKWPKYDKKKMEDAEIEIVIQISGKMAGKLKVAKNETETEIISKAKEIVKARLENKNIMKEIYVPGRLINIVAK; this is encoded by the coding sequence ATGAATTATAACTATAGCTTAATAGAAAAAAAATGGCGCAAAAAATGGGAGGAAAATCCTATCAACAAAAAAACACCTAGCAAAGAAAATTATTATTGTTTAGATATGTTTCCTTATCCTTCAGGAAATGGACTACATGTTGGGCATTGGAGAGGATATGTGTTATCGGATGTATGGTCTAGATATCAAATTTTGAATAATAAATATATACTGCATCCAATGGGATGGGATGCGTTTGGATTACCAGCTGAAAATTATGCAATTGCAAAGAAGATGCATCCGGCAATAGCGACAGCAGAGAATGTGAAAAATTTCAAAAGGCAGTTAGAAGAAATTGGAGCTATATATGATTGGGAAAAAGAGGTTAATACAACCGATCCAGAATTTTATAAATGGACACAATGGATTTTTTTAAAAATGTTTGAAAATGGGTTAGCATATGAAAAAGAAATGCCTATTAATTGGTGTCCATCTTGTAAAACAGGGCTTGCAAATGAAGAAGTTAAAGAGGGGCTTTGTGAAAGGTGTAGTAGTGTTGTGACAAAGAAAAATCTTAGGCAGTGGATGCTGAAAATTACAGCATATGCTAGTAGACTGCTGGAAGATTTAGAAAATTTAGATTGGCCTGAAAAAGTTAAGAAAATGCAAGCAGATTGGATTGGAAAAAGTTATGGTGCTGAAATTGACTTTGAAGTTGAAGGTCTAGATGATAAAATTAAAGTTTTTACTACTAGACCAGATACACTTTTTGGAGCAACCTTTATGGTATTAGCACCAGAAAATGCATTGGTAAGTAAATTAGCAACTAATGATAAAAAAGAAGAAGTTGAAAAATATGTGTTTGCTAGTAGTACAAAATCTTCTATAGATAGAATGACCGACAAAGAAAAAACTGGAGTATTTTTAGGGAGATATGCTATAAATCCGCTAAACGGAAAACGAGTACCGATTTGGATTTCCGACTATGTGCTTGTAGATTATGGTACAGGTGCAATAATGTGTGTACCTGCTCATGATGCCCGTGATTTTGAATTTGCGCAAAAATTTGATCTGCCAATAACTCCTGTAATTTCAAAAGATGGAGTAGAAATAGAATTATTAGAAGCATATACAGAAGAAGGGGTTATGATAAACTCTGAACAGTTTAATGGAATGAAATCTAGTGAAGCTAAAAATGTTATTGCAGATTATCTAGAAAAAGAGAATATTGGAAAGAAAACTACAAATTATAAGTTACGTGATTGGGTATTTTCGAGACAAAGATATTGGGGAGAGCCTATTCCAATTGTGCATTGTGATAAATGTGGTGTTGTTGGGGTTAAAGAAAGTGACCTTCCTGTAATGTTGCCTGATGTTGAAAGTTATGAACCGACTGGAACGGGTGAATCGCCGTTAGCGGCTATAACAGAGTGGGTTAATACTACTTGTCCTAAGTGTGGAGGACCCGCAAAACGCGAAACTAATACTATGCCTCAATGGGCAGGGTCTTCATGGTATTTTTTAAGATATACAGATCCTCATAATAAAAAAGAGCTTATTAGCAAAAAAGCAATGAAAGATTGGTTGCCTGTTGATATGTATGTTGGTGGAATTGAGCATGCAGTATTGCATTTATTATATGCAAGATTTTACACAAAATTTTTGCAAGATATTGGAGTGGTAGATTTTAAAGAACCATTTACAAGATTATTTAATCAAGGTATGGTTACTAAAAATGGTATTAAGATGAGCAAATCTAAAGGAAATGTGGTTTCTCCAGATGATTTAGTAAAAAATTATGGTTGTGATTCGCTTCGTATGTATGAATTGTTTATTGGACCTCCAGAGCTAGATAGTGAATGGGATGACAGAGGTATTGAAGGTGTTTATAGGTTCCTAAATAAAATATGGAGACTTGTGAGTACTAACAAAGAGATTAAACAAAATACTGATTTAGAAAGAGAACGCCATAAGCTTATTTATGACATTACTACACGTATGGAAGGCTTTAGTTTAAATACTGTAGTGAGTGGATTTATGGAGCATACTAATAATTTGCTAAATCTTCAAAAGCAATTTGGCGGAGTTGATAAAAAAACTCTTGAAACCTTAGTAATTCTTCTATCTCCAATTACTCCTCATATTGCAAGTGAATTATTTGAAATGTTGGGGCATTCTACATCTATATTTGATGAAAAGTGGCCTAAATATGATAAAAAGAAAATGGAAGATGCAGAAATCGAAATTGTTATTCAAATATCTGGAAAAATGGCAGGTAAATTGAAAGTGGCAAAAAATGAAACAGAAACAGAAATTATATCTAAGGCTAAAGAAATTGTAAAAGCAAGACTTGAAAATAAGAATATTATGAAAGAAATTTATGTACCGGGTAGACTTATAAATATTGTTGCAAAATAA
- a CDS encoding dihydrofolate reductase family protein, translating to MPKVIVYIAMSLDGYIADENGGVNWLHGDGSDIKNIGSFLEFIETVDTVILGSTTYDQIVNELSPKEWAYKGKQTYVLTNKEYNSREEIIFTNQNIGMLIDNIKKKNNKNIWICGGANIISQFHNENLIDEYWITIIPIILGNGLRLFNAKNIAVNLKLLATRSYNGIVDLKYKKQ from the coding sequence ATGCCCAAGGTAATAGTATATATTGCAATGAGTTTAGATGGATATATTGCAGATGAAAATGGAGGAGTAAATTGGCTTCATGGTGATGGAAGTGATATTAAAAATATTGGTAGTTTTTTAGAATTTATAGAAACTGTAGATACTGTAATTTTAGGTTCCACAACGTATGATCAAATTGTAAATGAATTGTCACCAAAAGAATGGGCATATAAAGGTAAGCAAACGTATGTTCTTACCAATAAAGAATATAATTCGAGGGAAGAAATAATATTTACAAATCAAAATATCGGAATGTTAATTGATAATATAAAAAAGAAAAATAATAAAAATATTTGGATTTGTGGTGGAGCGAATATTATTAGTCAATTTCATAATGAAAATTTGATAGATGAATATTGGATAACCATCATACCGATTATATTAGGAAACGGACTACGTCTTTTTAATGCAAAAAATATAGCAGTTAACCTAAAATTACTAGCTACTAGAAGTTATAATGGAATTGTAGATTTAAAATATAAAAAGCAATAA